The proteins below come from a single Planctomycetaceae bacterium genomic window:
- a CDS encoding BatA domain-containing protein produces MTFANPLLVWGTLAAAIPLVLHILNRSRFRRVEWGAMHLLESVVRINHKRFRVEQLLLLLIRCAIPALLAICLARPLLTGGRNPAGDSPVSLVVLLDTSYSMDAVTGTRTHFDDAVYAACQIVEAAARGSEIAVIQTGGSPELLFDQPLFDADAVVRRLKVARSGYGASEMLPALDAGLATLSKMTNPTKELVVISDFQPADWNRGGNLADSVRDQVAAMSIPPELTLLPVGKPVQGNVSIESLQLPERPMGIDQQISVRAGVRNYGTTPVESARIVLTLDGTEQVVSQVTLAANASAQVLLPCLPSGSHVIDVGIAVDDLWPRTTTFPPPFRLSNRLMSCWSTENRIRSR; encoded by the coding sequence ATGACGTTTGCCAACCCGCTGCTCGTCTGGGGAACACTGGCGGCGGCGATTCCACTGGTTCTGCATATTCTGAACCGCAGTCGGTTTCGACGCGTGGAATGGGGGGCCATGCACCTGCTGGAATCCGTTGTCAGAATCAATCACAAACGATTTCGGGTTGAGCAGCTTCTGCTGTTGCTGATTCGATGTGCAATTCCGGCGCTGCTGGCAATCTGCCTGGCTCGTCCCCTGCTGACGGGCGGGCGAAATCCGGCCGGTGACTCGCCCGTCTCGCTGGTGGTGCTGCTGGACACCAGCTATTCGATGGACGCCGTCACCGGGACGCGAACGCACTTCGACGACGCTGTTTACGCGGCCTGTCAGATTGTTGAAGCGGCGGCTCGCGGATCTGAAATCGCCGTGATTCAGACCGGTGGAAGCCCCGAGCTGCTGTTCGATCAGCCTCTCTTCGATGCGGATGCCGTCGTTCGACGCCTGAAGGTCGCCCGGTCCGGGTATGGAGCCAGCGAAATGCTGCCGGCTCTGGATGCCGGTCTGGCCACACTTTCCAAGATGACCAACCCGACAAAGGAACTGGTCGTCATCAGTGATTTTCAGCCCGCCGACTGGAATCGCGGCGGCAATCTGGCGGATTCGGTCCGCGATCAGGTTGCCGCGATGTCGATCCCTCCGGAACTCACGCTGCTGCCTGTCGGAAAGCCGGTCCAGGGAAACGTGTCGATCGAATCGCTGCAGTTGCCCGAACGGCCGATGGGGATCGATCAGCAGATCTCCGTGCGCGCCGGTGTTCGAAACTACGGTACCACGCCCGTCGAATCGGCCCGTATTGTCCTGACACTGGATGGAACGGAGCAGGTGGTGTCTCAGGTGACGCTGGCGGCCAACGCGTCCGCGCAGGTCTTGCTGCCGTGCCTTCCGTCCGGGTCCCATGTCATTGATGTCGGGATTGCTGTCGACGATCTCTGGCCACGGACAACCACTTTTCCGCCGCCGTTTCGATTATCGAACAGATTGATGTCCTGCTGGTCGACGGAGAACCGGATTCGCAGCCGTTGA
- a CDS encoding DUF58 domain-containing protein — MPHVSEVLPAGDIGRFVNLQVLARQVVEGFCSGLHRSPHKGFSVEFREHRQYVPGDDIRDIDWKLYGKTDRLFIREYEEETNLRCTILLDTSGSMGYSGSRSNGLTKHGYAIRTAACLAYLMLRQQDSVGLVTFDTRVRTYIPPRGRPKHLQAIIDSLAATKPERETEPSDVFHEIVSRIQRRGLLVIISDLFGDVDRLMKALAHLRQANHEILIFQIWDPDEIDFPFRQWTQFASLETAHCRHLVDPAQLRRAYLEKLAQFREQLASGCNRQRISLIPLTTDQPYAESLAGYLGLRRKSR; from the coding sequence ATGCCTCACGTTTCCGAAGTCCTTCCTGCCGGCGACATCGGCAGATTCGTCAACCTGCAGGTGCTTGCCAGGCAGGTGGTGGAAGGCTTCTGTTCCGGACTGCATCGGTCGCCGCACAAAGGGTTCAGCGTCGAATTCCGCGAACACCGGCAATATGTTCCCGGCGACGACATTCGCGACATTGACTGGAAGCTGTACGGCAAGACCGACCGGCTGTTCATTCGTGAGTACGAAGAAGAGACGAACCTGCGCTGCACGATTCTGCTGGATACCAGTGGCTCGATGGGGTATTCGGGATCACGCAGCAACGGACTGACCAAACACGGCTACGCAATTCGGACGGCCGCGTGTCTGGCGTATCTGATGCTGCGGCAACAGGACAGTGTCGGGCTGGTGACGTTCGACACAAGAGTCCGAACCTACATCCCGCCGCGCGGGCGGCCGAAGCATCTGCAGGCGATCATTGATTCTCTGGCCGCCACAAAGCCGGAACGGGAAACCGAACCGAGCGACGTGTTCCACGAAATCGTCAGCCGAATTCAGCGCCGCGGCCTGCTGGTCATCATTTCCGATCTGTTCGGAGACGTTGACCGACTGATGAAGGCCCTGGCACATTTACGTCAGGCGAATCACGAAATTCTGATCTTTCAGATCTGGGATCCCGACGAAATCGATTTTCCCTTCCGGCAGTGGACTCAATTCGCCTCGCTGGAAACCGCCCATTGCCGGCACCTGGTGGATCCCGCGCAGCTTCGCCGCGCGTACCTGGAAAAGCTGGCTCAGTTTCGCGAACAACTTGCCAGCGGCTGCAATCGCCAGCGCATCAGTCTGATTCCGCTGACCACCGATCAGCCCTATGCCGAATCTCTGGCGGGCTATCTGGGTCTGAGAAGGAAGTCGCGATGA
- a CDS encoding prenyltransferase/squalene oxidase repeat-containing protein — MMPMQAVPKLIPALLVVICCAHFAPAQDQAGSVDVSAAAAFEKDGVDPAVDKAVSFLMQQQKENGSITDKGYDTTMTSLSIMAMASVGIQPADPDARGQAMKKALDFVLQDDRQDEQGYFGQRDGSRMYGHGITTLMLTEMLGMGTSDEQDRLLHDKCQKAIDLILSSQKERKPVDDRGGWRYTPDADDSDLSASVWQLMALRSAKNDGLDVPAGAIHDAVEYLKRSYSSPLDRNGLPADKAGGFCYEPGQRNPTYTMTAAGLLAMQVCGEYDSPLVAGAADWLLAHPPKWEERFCMYGTYYYAQGMYQRGGDHADTAAQLVQQMLLEKQSDDGSWDAANGEERNAGRVYATSMAVLSLSVKYHYLPIYQK; from the coding sequence ATGATGCCGATGCAAGCCGTTCCAAAACTCATCCCGGCACTGCTTGTCGTCATTTGCTGCGCTCACTTTGCGCCTGCTCAGGATCAGGCAGGTTCTGTTGACGTGTCTGCCGCTGCTGCATTCGAAAAGGACGGTGTTGATCCGGCGGTCGACAAAGCCGTCAGTTTTCTGATGCAGCAGCAGAAGGAGAATGGCTCCATCACGGACAAGGGTTACGACACAACGATGACGTCTCTGTCGATCATGGCGATGGCCAGCGTCGGCATTCAGCCGGCCGATCCGGACGCGCGCGGGCAGGCCATGAAGAAAGCCCTGGACTTTGTGCTGCAGGACGATCGTCAGGATGAGCAGGGCTATTTCGGCCAGCGCGATGGATCGCGCATGTACGGCCACGGCATCACAACGCTGATGCTGACGGAAATGCTGGGGATGGGCACCAGTGATGAGCAGGATCGGCTGCTGCACGACAAATGTCAGAAGGCAATCGACCTGATCCTGAGTTCGCAGAAGGAACGCAAGCCCGTCGATGATCGCGGCGGCTGGCGCTACACTCCGGACGCCGACGACTCGGACCTGTCGGCGTCCGTGTGGCAACTGATGGCTCTGCGATCCGCAAAGAACGATGGGCTGGACGTTCCGGCAGGTGCCATCCATGACGCCGTCGAATACCTGAAGCGGTCGTATTCCTCGCCGCTGGATCGCAATGGTCTGCCGGCCGATAAAGCCGGCGGGTTTTGTTACGAACCCGGCCAGCGTAATCCCACATACACGATGACGGCTGCCGGTCTGCTGGCGATGCAGGTCTGCGGCGAATACGACTCACCGCTGGTTGCCGGGGCCGCCGACTGGCTGCTGGCACATCCGCCGAAGTGGGAAGAACGTTTCTGCATGTATGGCACGTACTACTACGCTCAGGGCATGTATCAGCGAGGCGGAGATCACGCCGACACCGCCGCGCAACTTGTGCAGCAGATGCTTCTGGAAAAGCAGTCGGATGATGGTTCATGGGACGCGGCGAATGGCGAAGAACGCAACGCCGGAAGAGTCTACGCAACGTCAATGGCAGTCCTGAGCCTGTCCGTGAAGTATCACTACCTGCCGATCTACCAGAAGTAG
- a CDS encoding DUF4175 family protein translates to MSIRLDPTVADKLQRIGRRRLHLLLVRGFCTAIVAFLAGMAVVAVADWYWVLSDQVRWGLSIAAYAATAGAVWLTSLRRLVRSPAEREIAAHVEVAAPELRENLLSAVELAADDPADIHDSPVFRSLLQGRVAEQMSGVRVPGILPVRLLSRWLLAALVLAAGVGVLLSGSDSRFRILAVRALLPGANIERVSRIHVNIRQPTPTSLTVATDETVAVVVEVSGGTVEDVTLEVFSNDGSSVRQAMRARTETEFAANLHVTADTEYRILAGDAITMRHTIRAKNRPRVVAFQKTYRFPEYSGLPTTSVTEDAGDIVALTGTLTDLTLELDQAVSAAELRIDGAKFGDDVTIIPLQQVDDSRWSATVPVNDPGIYRVRLVSAETGFENVFAPRYEIRPIPDLIPRAGFVDQTEMNLLLPPNDILALRGMAEDDLPLERLDQEISVNGREWQVIPLVVTSADSDRNDDDTRADSAGRERAVYRVDSAWNWDLLKLSLNTGDQVSTRLVATDRQGNRGESVPLRIVVSAPEFDPDRHAVMETKAAVYDHFVQLATIAEQQNSAALEIIARLRDSPDQSEESRALDRTTLAGLSNRLRDAAGDLLDRIPAVTRSMPAGADALELYLAGSLIARMRQEHASRPLAILQSMQHAKDADQMQADLNQLQQAFERSADDAKTAAIHFQQLISHNIVAAAAFDFDALMRRQRLVVESSTQTWPRLLRQETLVRSHLLAVERLLEDQRDRLPDHMRNQVSQLLDWCHQQRDRLDGAMESEDRLQELQQAARGLLTELEQRQRIVEMDGGLPGRLTQARREFDVRSGSLFEPLSQVADAAREELRLRDAAAVASDSEQATELTRQVLRYAAEIDRQHRQSLEQLRIRRDLTQCRIDADAQFAADAGLTSRAVTSLLNQFRANESGDFANPGVVSVPEALKEIAPAYRVLEAGHDFADVISCLDTLIPLERWQSQEITGRTDHPRQWDTIQKNLDEAVNHLRAAGINNELMGRIDQVRWSPPVHEIGRRIGQRRWTFDEIVSAGSDLIDLRDRLQPLNDELQPILAEARAVIAKYAPTIPEMAQQLAGQVRDLEQQTIAAAEAADPAADRSPPDQHTDLPALQREQDRINVQLDDLFEALVEDANQQDLQDSDQRERARDADDSIAFVQPPAERMNAAMQAAQQTPVPEQQANELSTAAEQQEQTAQALELVAEHFDHMRQGQNIAETRAELRRHEQELGIARQMDQKFDPVEQLARDGQRSPKDRMAELEAELQQNPAMQHALSEISRNTIQEARSALQDAAQRDQEIQRANERSHEEFQAKKQQLAEDLRELGRDAAELARHQTSHAHWSASQAKTPEAQRQFSEAQRRLNEAAQAANSANEGELLADLASKLQEAQRAIFDASQQLKSGRQGSAAAKGQEIHADDKARQNAKKSQEDQRGRFLEQRKREADNLIRHRENQERQAEQQVQNFRNNVNNRDQQVQQAKEQLNQKPDDDNRRRQVEQAEARLADAEQKLEQAIVRAEVAAQRTVAERKDRSQLDQIPLPSLDDSNPAAQAAEDYADQAITAADQLAEQARQIAERAEFGSEMTPAQGQLQQAVAQQERVTQDTSQVADDVNRAARHERRLENAVAAEALSRAARNVDRVADNEATQATLQLQAAEQTAPDPSQPDRQSDNLPALAANEKLAVSEQAISEQADALTQILTPMQQAANAAALAQSQPGDASVGDASAGETAGSDQAPSPDSAASQAPPSFTPQQAAAGRQLAQALDSLDRQQSAQSSQSSAMSGLSREMQAQQRQIASARARDRKQSAFASRNQGRQPQGIPAYDGDTGTFVVVPVNRDRSEEWGRLREQAAEDLTRGRREAVSAEYRKSVETYFKVLAERSRKSQ, encoded by the coding sequence ATGAGCATCCGACTGGACCCGACCGTTGCCGACAAGCTGCAGCGCATCGGCCGTCGCCGACTTCACCTGCTTCTGGTGAGAGGCTTCTGCACCGCGATCGTTGCGTTCCTGGCCGGGATGGCGGTCGTTGCCGTCGCGGATTGGTATTGGGTGCTCAGCGATCAGGTTCGCTGGGGACTCAGCATTGCGGCTTATGCTGCGACGGCCGGCGCGGTCTGGCTGACAAGCCTGCGAAGACTCGTTCGATCGCCCGCCGAACGCGAAATCGCGGCTCACGTCGAAGTCGCGGCGCCGGAACTTCGAGAGAATCTGCTTTCGGCCGTTGAGCTTGCTGCCGACGATCCGGCTGACATCCACGACTCACCTGTGTTTCGAAGTCTGCTGCAGGGCAGAGTGGCGGAACAGATGTCCGGTGTGCGAGTTCCCGGAATTCTGCCTGTTCGGCTGCTGTCCAGGTGGCTGCTCGCGGCACTGGTTCTGGCGGCTGGCGTCGGTGTTTTGCTCAGCGGTTCCGATTCGCGGTTTCGAATTCTGGCCGTTCGCGCGTTGCTGCCCGGTGCCAACATCGAACGTGTGTCGCGAATCCATGTCAACATTCGGCAGCCGACGCCGACTTCGCTGACCGTCGCGACTGACGAAACCGTGGCGGTCGTTGTTGAAGTTTCCGGCGGAACCGTTGAAGACGTCACGCTGGAAGTGTTTTCGAACGACGGGTCTTCCGTGCGTCAGGCGATGCGCGCCCGGACTGAAACCGAATTCGCCGCAAACCTGCATGTCACGGCCGACACCGAATATCGCATCCTGGCCGGTGACGCGATCACGATGCGCCACACGATTCGCGCAAAGAACCGGCCGCGCGTTGTTGCGTTTCAGAAGACTTATCGTTTTCCTGAATACTCCGGCCTGCCGACAACGTCCGTCACCGAAGACGCCGGCGACATCGTGGCATTGACAGGAACGCTGACAGACCTGACGCTGGAACTCGACCAGGCGGTGTCGGCGGCGGAACTGCGGATCGACGGCGCGAAATTCGGCGACGATGTGACCATCATTCCTCTGCAGCAGGTCGACGACAGTCGCTGGAGCGCCACCGTGCCGGTGAATGATCCGGGGATTTACCGAGTGCGGCTGGTGTCCGCCGAAACGGGTTTCGAGAACGTGTTTGCGCCGCGTTACGAGATTCGCCCGATTCCGGACCTGATCCCGCGGGCTGGTTTCGTCGATCAGACTGAAATGAACCTGCTGCTGCCGCCGAACGACATTCTGGCCCTGCGCGGAATGGCAGAAGACGACCTGCCGCTGGAACGGCTCGACCAGGAAATTTCGGTCAACGGCCGCGAATGGCAGGTCATTCCGCTGGTCGTCACGTCGGCCGACAGCGACCGCAATGACGACGACACACGTGCCGATTCCGCAGGGCGCGAACGAGCCGTCTACCGTGTCGATTCGGCGTGGAACTGGGATCTTCTGAAGCTGAGCCTGAATACTGGCGACCAGGTTTCAACGCGGCTGGTGGCAACGGACCGTCAGGGCAATCGCGGGGAATCCGTGCCGCTGCGAATCGTTGTTTCCGCGCCGGAGTTTGATCCGGATCGCCATGCCGTCATGGAAACGAAAGCCGCTGTGTACGATCACTTCGTGCAGTTGGCGACGATTGCCGAACAGCAGAACTCCGCGGCACTGGAAATCATCGCCCGGCTGCGGGATTCCCCGGACCAGTCGGAAGAATCGCGGGCTCTGGATCGAACCACGCTGGCCGGACTTTCGAACAGACTTCGTGACGCCGCCGGCGACCTGCTGGACCGGATTCCCGCCGTCACGCGTTCGATGCCCGCGGGTGCCGACGCTCTGGAACTCTATCTTGCCGGTTCCCTGATCGCCCGGATGAGGCAGGAACATGCCAGCCGGCCGCTGGCAATTCTGCAGTCGATGCAGCACGCTAAAGACGCGGATCAGATGCAGGCGGATCTCAACCAGTTGCAGCAGGCGTTTGAACGATCGGCGGACGATGCAAAGACGGCCGCCATTCATTTCCAGCAGCTCATTTCGCACAACATCGTGGCCGCCGCCGCGTTCGACTTTGATGCGCTGATGCGCCGGCAGCGGCTGGTCGTGGAAAGCTCGACACAGACCTGGCCACGGCTGCTGCGCCAGGAAACGCTGGTCCGCAGCCACCTGCTGGCCGTGGAGCGACTGCTGGAAGACCAGCGCGACCGTCTGCCGGACCACATGCGAAATCAGGTCAGCCAACTGCTCGATTGGTGCCACCAGCAGCGCGACAGGCTTGACGGAGCGATGGAATCCGAAGACCGGCTGCAGGAACTTCAGCAGGCCGCCAGAGGTCTGCTGACCGAACTGGAACAGCGCCAGCGAATCGTTGAGATGGATGGTGGTCTGCCCGGCCGGCTGACTCAGGCGCGGCGGGAGTTTGATGTCCGGTCCGGAAGTCTTTTCGAGCCTCTGTCACAGGTCGCGGATGCCGCACGGGAAGAACTTCGGTTGCGCGATGCCGCGGCGGTGGCTTCGGATTCCGAACAGGCGACGGAACTTACGCGGCAGGTTCTGCGGTATGCCGCGGAGATCGACCGGCAGCACCGGCAGAGTCTGGAACAGCTTCGGATTCGACGTGACCTGACACAGTGCCGCATTGACGCGGATGCTCAGTTTGCGGCGGACGCAGGTCTGACCAGCCGAGCGGTGACATCGCTGCTGAATCAGTTCCGCGCCAACGAATCCGGAGACTTCGCAAATCCCGGAGTCGTCAGCGTACCGGAAGCTCTGAAGGAAATCGCACCGGCGTATCGCGTCCTGGAAGCGGGGCATGATTTCGCCGATGTGATTTCCTGTCTGGATACTCTGATTCCGCTCGAACGCTGGCAGTCGCAGGAAATCACGGGACGCACCGATCATCCGCGCCAGTGGGACACGATTCAGAAGAACCTGGATGAAGCCGTGAATCACCTGCGCGCGGCGGGGATCAACAACGAACTGATGGGTCGCATCGATCAGGTTCGCTGGTCGCCTCCCGTGCATGAAATCGGACGCCGCATCGGTCAGCGGCGGTGGACGTTCGACGAGATCGTTTCCGCTGGTTCTGACCTGATTGACCTGCGTGACAGACTGCAGCCGCTGAACGACGAACTGCAGCCGATCCTGGCGGAAGCTCGCGCGGTGATCGCGAAGTACGCTCCGACGATTCCGGAAATGGCCCAGCAGCTTGCCGGGCAGGTTCGGGATCTGGAACAGCAAACGATCGCCGCCGCAGAAGCCGCCGATCCCGCGGCAGACCGATCGCCGCCGGATCAACACACGGATCTGCCGGCGCTGCAGCGGGAACAGGATCGCATCAATGTCCAGCTCGACGACCTGTTCGAAGCGCTTGTTGAAGATGCCAACCAACAGGATCTGCAGGATTCCGATCAGCGCGAACGGGCGCGGGACGCCGACGACAGCATCGCCTTCGTTCAGCCGCCCGCCGAACGCATGAACGCGGCGATGCAGGCGGCGCAGCAGACGCCGGTTCCTGAACAGCAGGCCAATGAGCTGTCGACGGCCGCCGAACAGCAGGAACAGACGGCTCAGGCACTGGAACTGGTTGCCGAACATTTCGACCACATGCGCCAGGGGCAAAACATCGCCGAAACCCGCGCGGAGCTGCGGCGGCATGAACAGGAACTCGGGATCGCCCGGCAAATGGATCAGAAGTTCGACCCGGTTGAACAACTGGCTCGCGACGGTCAGCGGAGCCCGAAGGATCGCATGGCCGAACTGGAGGCCGAGCTTCAGCAGAATCCGGCAATGCAGCATGCGCTGTCGGAGATTTCCCGGAACACGATTCAGGAAGCCCGCAGTGCTCTGCAGGACGCGGCGCAGCGCGACCAGGAGATTCAGCGAGCGAATGAACGCTCGCACGAAGAGTTTCAGGCGAAGAAGCAGCAACTGGCCGAAGATCTTCGCGAACTGGGACGTGACGCCGCGGAACTGGCGCGACACCAGACCTCCCATGCGCACTGGTCGGCGTCTCAGGCAAAAACGCCCGAAGCTCAACGGCAGTTTTCCGAAGCTCAGCGCAGACTCAACGAAGCCGCTCAGGCTGCCAACAGCGCAAACGAAGGCGAGTTGCTTGCCGATCTCGCAAGCAAGCTGCAGGAAGCGCAGCGAGCGATCTTTGATGCATCGCAGCAGCTCAAGTCCGGCCGGCAGGGTTCCGCCGCCGCGAAGGGCCAGGAGATTCACGCCGACGACAAGGCTCGTCAGAATGCAAAGAAGTCGCAGGAAGATCAGCGCGGCCGGTTTCTGGAACAGCGAAAACGAGAAGCCGACAACCTCATTCGTCATCGGGAAAATCAGGAACGGCAGGCCGAACAGCAGGTTCAGAACTTCCGGAACAACGTCAACAATCGCGATCAGCAGGTTCAACAGGCGAAAGAACAACTGAACCAGAAACCTGATGACGACAATCGCAGGCGGCAGGTCGAGCAGGCGGAAGCTCGCCTGGCGGACGCTGAGCAGAAGCTGGAGCAGGCGATCGTCCGGGCCGAAGTCGCGGCGCAGCGAACCGTCGCCGAACGGAAGGATCGAAGTCAGCTTGATCAGATTCCGCTGCCGTCGCTGGATGACAGCAACCCGGCTGCCCAGGCCGCGGAAGACTACGCCGATCAGGCGATCACCGCCGCGGACCAGCTTGCCGAACAGGCGCGGCAGATTGCAGAACGCGCCGAATTCGGCAGCGAGATGACTCCCGCGCAGGGGCAGTTGCAACAAGCGGTGGCTCAGCAGGAACGCGTGACGCAGGACACGAGTCAGGTCGCCGATGATGTCAATCGCGCGGCGCGGCACGAACGCCGGCTGGAAAACGCTGTTGCGGCGGAAGCACTCAGCCGGGCGGCCCGGAATGTCGATCGCGTCGCCGACAACGAAGCCACACAGGCGACTTTGCAACTGCAGGCCGCCGAACAGACGGCGCCCGATCCGTCGCAGCCTGACCGGCAATCCGACAATCTGCCGGCACTGGCCGCGAATGAGAAACTGGCGGTTTCCGAACAGGCCATTTCCGAACAGGCCGACGCCCTGACGCAGATCCTGACGCCGATGCAGCAGGCCGCGAATGCCGCTGCGCTCGCGCAGTCGCAGCCGGGTGACGCGTCCGTCGGTGACGCGTCCGCCGGTGAAACGGCAGGCAGCGACCAGGCACCGTCGCCGGATTCCGCCGCGTCGCAGGCGCCGCCGTCGTTTACGCCGCAGCAGGCGGCCGCCGGCCGGCAACTGGCTCAGGCACTGGATTCACTTGACCGGCAGCAGTCCGCGCAATCGAGTCAGTCAAGCGCGATGTCGGGACTCAGTCGGGAAATGCAGGCTCAGCAACGGCAGATCGCATCGGCTCGCGCGCGCGATCGGAAACAGTCGGCGTTTGCAAGTCGAAATCAGGGACGCCAGCCGCAGGGCATTCCCGCTTACGACGGCGACACGGGAACGTTCGTCGTTGTTCCTGTGAATCGCGATAGATCGGAAGAGTGGGGCCGGCTGCGCGAACAGGCCGCCGAAGACCTGACCCGTGGTCGTCGGGAAGCTGTCTCCGCGGAGTACCGCAAAAGCGTCGAAACGTACTTCAAAGTCCTTGCCGAACGATCGCGGAAGAGCCAGTGA
- a CDS encoding MoxR family ATPase, giving the protein MSKENRPATADHQDRAARLVSACRKIREQVSRIVVGQDEVVEQLLIAILARGHCLLEGVPGLAKTLMVRSLAETMNLTFHRIQFTPDLMPADITGTDIIQESRETGHRDLVFEKGPIFTQMLLADEINRTPPKTQAALLEAMQEHEVTVGGKTYRLEEPFFVLATQNPIEQEGTYPLPEAQRDRFLFHVKVDYPTREQEADIIDRTTSTLSATISPVVSGQRILECQETVRLVPLPDHVKQFVLDLVRSARPGEPGAASWVREMIEWGPGPRACQQIVLAAKARAIMHQRHHVTRDDIEALAYPVLRHRLVPTFNAEAEGVSVDDLISRLLKEIPATSKKLL; this is encoded by the coding sequence ATGTCGAAAGAAAACCGACCGGCCACCGCCGATCATCAGGACCGCGCGGCACGGCTTGTCAGTGCCTGCCGAAAGATTCGCGAACAGGTGAGCAGAATTGTCGTCGGGCAGGACGAGGTTGTCGAACAACTGCTGATCGCGATTCTGGCCCGCGGACACTGCCTGCTGGAAGGCGTGCCGGGACTGGCCAAGACACTGATGGTGCGGTCGCTGGCGGAAACGATGAACCTGACGTTTCATCGCATTCAGTTCACCCCCGATCTGATGCCGGCAGACATCACCGGCACCGACATCATTCAGGAAAGTCGCGAAACCGGGCATCGTGATCTGGTCTTTGAGAAGGGGCCGATCTTTACGCAGATGCTGCTGGCGGACGAGATCAATCGCACGCCTCCCAAGACGCAGGCCGCGCTGCTGGAAGCGATGCAGGAACATGAAGTCACCGTCGGCGGCAAGACGTATCGCCTGGAAGAACCGTTCTTCGTGCTGGCGACGCAGAACCCGATTGAACAGGAAGGCACGTATCCGCTTCCTGAAGCTCAGCGCGATCGATTTCTGTTTCATGTCAAAGTGGACTACCCGACTCGCGAACAGGAAGCGGACATCATTGACCGCACCACGTCGACTTTGTCGGCAACGATTTCCCCGGTAGTTTCCGGGCAGAGAATTCTGGAATGCCAGGAAACGGTCCGGCTGGTTCCACTGCCGGATCATGTCAAACAGTTCGTGCTGGACCTGGTTCGGTCAGCCCGGCCTGGTGAACCCGGTGCAGCGAGCTGGGTGCGCGAAATGATCGAATGGGGCCCCGGTCCGCGGGCCTGCCAGCAGATCGTGCTGGCGGCCAAAGCGCGAGCCATCATGCATCAGCGCCACCATGTGACGCGCGACGACATCGAAGCCCTGGCGTACCCGGTCTTGCGGCACCGCCTCGTGCCGACGTTCAACGCGGAAGCCGAAGGAGTCAGCGTCGACGACCTGATTTCCCGGTTGCTGAAGGAAATCCCGGCAACCTCAAAGAAGCTGCTTTGA